The genomic DNA ATAATAACTGTCATTTTCACGCAGGGTATCGGCGATGCTGAGTCCCTCCCGTACGGCGCGGAATGCGGTAGTGGAATCCACGATGGCGCCAGCGGCATCTGTGGGGCCGTCGATACCATCAGTTCCTGCGCTTAATAACAGGCCAGCACCGGCATCTCTCAGGATATCTGCAGCCCCAAGCGCAAGTTCCTGGTTGCGCCCACCTTTACCTTCGCCGCGGACGGTTACTGTCGTCTCGCCGCCACTCAGGATGCAGCAGGGCGGTTCCAGCGGATTCCCGCTCTCAATCGTTTCCAACAGCACCGTCCCCAGAAGATGACCAATATTCCGGCTTTCTCCCTCCAGCATTGAAGAGAGTATGATGGTATTGTAACCGATATCGTTAGCTTTCCGTTTGGCAGCAGAGAGTGCGAGACGGTTTGAGCCCACGATGTGCGTATCTGGCTCTTTGGCATGCGTGGCAGGATATCCTTCCTCGAGAGCCGGAGCCAGCCAGTCGCTGTTTTTCCGAAAAAGGCCGTTTTGTTCAAGAATGGATTTGGCTCGCATCCGGAGCTGATCCATGGAATCGACATCGGGGAACACCGTCGGTCCGGAGGCGATAAATTCCACCGGATCGCCTATCACATCGGATATTATGAGATTGACGACGTCAGCGCCGTCAGTTTGGGATAAGAGTTGGCCACCCTTGACCCGGGAAAGGGCTGTCCGAACGGTGTTGAGTTCGTGAATGGTGAGACCGGCTTTCATCAGGTCCTCAGTGAGATGCTTGTACCCATCCAGCGGGACATTTTTACTCGGCGCAAAGAGCAGTGAAGAGCCGCCGCCGGAGATCAGGAAGAATATGAGATCGCGGTCACTGGCTGATTGGCAGAGATCCAGAATCGCTTCTGCCGCTTCGCGGTTTTTCTCTGACGGCAAGGGATGGGTTCCCTGATAATATTGGATCCGATCGTCCTGAATCGTTTCATGGCCGACGGGTACTTCGGGATCGAGGATGATTGCCCGGCTTACATCGTCCTGCAAGATGTTAAAAAGTGCCCGGAACATCCCTGAGGCAGCCTTCCCAAAAGCGATAACGTAGATATCCTCATATTGGTCCAGGGGATAGGAATTACTCTGAATTTCTATCGAATTCAACCTTCTGCGAACGAAACTCGGGATACAATTTTCCGGCTGTACTGCTTCAACGGCGGCATGAAAAATACTGAGCGCGTGTTCACGGAGTTGTTCCGGCGTGGCCGTCATATATCCCCCTGCAGTTCAATCTCTCCGGGCAGTTTTGACTTGAGCCGTTCTGTGTCAAGATAAAAGGCATAATTTGATTCAGCGTCAGCTACCCGATTCTCATATTCTTCGGAATGCAGATACGACCGCAAACCGTGATGGCACGCCAGCACTTGCTCTTCCGGTTCCCACTTGAATACAGTATTGTCATATTTCCGATAGACCGCGCCGGTTTCTACCCCCCAGGCCCTTACCGGCAACGGATACTCCCCCAGGTCTTCTTCCATGCGATTCAGCAGCGCCTGATACGCTGGGTTTAAAAACCGAAATTCCCGGGAGAAAATCAGCGCGGTATGGTAGTAATGGGGCACGATGAGCAGCCCGTGTGTTTGCTGATGCTTGGCCATAAGATAGAGTAATTCCAGGATTTGAGCACCAATCCCGAGCCCCGGATAATCCTGTCCTGGTAACCGGGGACGCTCATCAGAAAATTCCGCAGTCGGATCCTGGAGGGCGAGCCAGTCGATAACCAGCATGCCAAGCGGATAAAAACGCTCCGGGATCAATCGCTCGGACTTTTGGACCATGCGGGCCTTTTCCACGACAATCTCGCCCAGTAGATGGGCATCGTCCTTGCGATCATAGTACATACGAAGCAACTGGCGGTAATTGTCCCGCGTGTCGATAATGAGTTGGAGATTTTCGAAACCCCGTTTCCTGAGTTCCCGACAGATTCCAAATTTTTCGAATGCCCGAAGAATGCCTTCTTCGGAATAAAACCCCATGAAGAAATCGGTCCCGCGGGACTGCTGAAGGTCATCCAGAACCCCTTCCATGGAAAAACTGAAATCGGTGGATCCCTGCTGTAACTCAAGATTGGTCAGTTTGCGGGCGATGCGGTGAAATTTGCGCCGGTATTTGGTCATATTTTCCTTAATTCACGGTAAACGGCCCCTGGTATAAGAGCGGAGATAAAGCAAAGTTTTACTGGCTTCCCAGGGAAGAGAGGTGCTGCTGCAATTCATCAAAATCCGCCGGATCGCCTGGGGAATACTCCATGTTAATGTAACTGATTTTGCCGTCCTCATCGACCACGTAAACCGTTCGCTTGTTAAATCCGCGCTTCGGGTTATAGCTATTATACATCTGGGCAACTTTATGCTTATGGTCACTCAGGAGTTTAAACTGGAACCCCATGGAATCGATCCATGCCTTATGCGAAAACACATAATCGCCGCTGATCCCCAATACTTCCGCATCAATGGCGTTAAACGCCGAAATATTATCACGGAACGTGCACATCTGCGTGGTGCATCCGGAACTCCAGTCCGCCGGATAAAACGCGATGACGACTGGCTGTTTTCCATAGAAATCGCTGAGATTAATTCCATCGAAATTTATGGTATCTTTCGTTGCGAACGGTAGTGTAAAATCCGGCGCCTGATCGCCGACTTGCAGATCTTTCCCAAATAAAAGGGAAGTATTAACTAACAGGGCAATTCCTAAATAAAGCAATTGTCGTTTTTTCATGAGAACTCCCGTGTTAATTTGCGTTTGAGATAAATTCAGCCAGGCATACGAAAATATCAAGAGGAAGCGAGGATGTCTGCGCAGAAAAGGGACAGCATTCTTTCCATCGAACTCCCTCATGGAACTTTTCCTGTACCAGATGGTAATAACGGTACAAATGAAGTCCTCCTTACCCTCCGGTAAGTGCCGCCAACCAGACAAGGGGCTGTGGAAGCAGCCCCTTGTTCTATTTCAGGAAGATGGGTTTTTCAGATTGCCAATTATCGTTGTGAGTTGACTGAATGCAGTAATGGTGTAATCGGGGTTCAGACTTTTCAGTTCCTCCGGTGACCTGTTGCCGAATAGCACAGCTACGGTTGTTGCTCCGGCTGCATTCCCTGCCAGGATATCGGTATCACCGTCACCGATCATCACTGTCTGTTCCGGTCGGACTCCCAGCGATGCCATAGCCTGTTCCACCGGGTACGGATCCGGTTTCCGTTTAGCGTAGCGGTCACCGCCGGCGATAAAAGAAAAATAATCAGCAAGTTTAAACGCTTCCAGCACCGGCCGGGTAAATTGGTCCGGTTTGTTTGTTACCACGGCCATAGGATGTTCTTTATGGTCTTCCAGGAATTCCCGGACACCGGGAAAAATGGTGGTCTTGTTGGCCAGGTTCTCCTCATAGAACACAAGCAGCCGTTGAAAATAATCGTCAAATCGGGGTTCATCAGGCGAATCAATAGCGCCCGAATCAATAAGTGATCGTTCCGCCAGTTTGGGCGTCCCGTCGCCGATAAACTCTGTTACTTTTTCCACAGAGAGTGGAGGATAGCCAAGTTCATCCAGTAAACTATTTACTGCCAGTGCCAGATCCGGGCTGGAATCCAGGAGGGTTCCGTCTAAATCGAATATAAGCGCAGGTAATTGCATAACTTCAAATGTACGCAGAAAAACCCCGGGCGGCAAGAATTCACCGGAGAATATTATGAAATAGTGCCTGCATTGCGGCTGTCTGGTCTAGTCCATATATTTTATTCAAGAGAAAAGAGAGGAAGAAGATGGATTTATCAGGTAAAAACACAATAGTAACCGGTGCCTCACAGGGGATCGGCCGGGAAATCGCAACTACCTACGCAACGGCTGGTGCAATGGTCACTGTCTGTGCCAGATCCGAAAATAAACTCCAGCAATTACAAGAAGAGTGCGCCGACCTCCCTGGAAAGATTGAGTACCTCGCAGGAGATATTACCGAGGATTCGGTTCGGAAACAGTTGTTGGCCAAGGCTTTGGACGCCGGCGATTTCCTTGATGTGCTCGTAAATAACGCAGGATTACTGGGTACCCGAGACTCAATTGTCGACTATCCTGATGATGTTTGGGAAGACGTGATT from Candidatus Neomarinimicrobiota bacterium includes the following:
- a CDS encoding phosphoglycolate phosphatase, which codes for MQLPALIFDLDGTLLDSSPDLALAVNSLLDELGYPPLSVEKVTEFIGDGTPKLAERSLIDSGAIDSPDEPRFDDYFQRLLVFYEENLANKTTIFPGVREFLEDHKEHPMAVVTNKPDQFTRPVLEAFKLADYFSFIAGGDRYAKRKPDPYPVEQAMASLGVRPEQTVMIGDGDTDILAGNAAGATTVAVLFGNRSPEELKSLNPDYTITAFSQLTTIIGNLKNPSS
- a CDS encoding DUF4147 domain-containing protein, with protein sequence MTATPEQLREHALSIFHAAVEAVQPENCIPSFVRRRLNSIEIQSNSYPLDQYEDIYVIAFGKAASGMFRALFNILQDDVSRAIILDPEVPVGHETIQDDRIQYYQGTHPLPSEKNREAAEAILDLCQSASDRDLIFFLISGGGSSLLFAPSKNVPLDGYKHLTEDLMKAGLTIHELNTVRTALSRVKGGQLLSQTDGADVVNLIISDVIGDPVEFIASGPTVFPDVDSMDQLRMRAKSILEQNGLFRKNSDWLAPALEEGYPATHAKEPDTHIVGSNRLALSAAKRKANDIGYNTIILSSMLEGESRNIGHLLGTVLLETIESGNPLEPPCCILSGGETTVTVRGEGKGGRNQELALGAADILRDAGAGLLLSAGTDGIDGPTDAAGAIVDSTTAFRAVREGLSIADTLRENDSYYFFNILDDLVLTGPTGTNVMDIQIGLME
- a CDS encoding redoxin domain-containing protein produces the protein MKKRQLLYLGIALLVNTSLLFGKDLQVGDQAPDFTLPFATKDTINFDGINLSDFYGKQPVVIAFYPADWSSGCTTQMCTFRDNISAFNAIDAEVLGISGDYVFSHKAWIDSMGFQFKLLSDHKHKVAQMYNSYNPKRGFNKRTVYVVDEDGKISYINMEYSPGDPADFDELQQHLSSLGSQ